ATCCCAAGCTACTTTTATGGATGAGGCGGTGACGATATCACCCATTGAAAGAACAGCAACATCTGTTGTTCCACCGCCTATATCAATAACCATATTTCCACTCGGCTGAAAAATATCCATTCCTGCGCCAATTGCTGCTACCTTAGGCTCTTCTTCCAGATAGACATCCTTACCACCACTTCTTTCAGCTGCTTGACGGATCGCCTTTTGCTCAACCGATGTAATGTTTGTTGGGCAACAGATTAAGATGCGAGGCTTACTAAACATGCTTCTCACCTTAATCTTATCCAGAAAATGCTTAAGCATAGACTCCGTTAAATCAAAATCAGCAATGACACCATCCTGCATCGGGCGAAGTGCAACAATATTCCCAGGAGTACGTCCCACCATCCGATATGCTTCCTCACCTACTGCTAAAACGCGTTTTGTAGATGTTTCCATAGCCACAACAGATGGCTCATCCAGGACAATTCCACTTCCTTTTACAAAAATAAGTACGTTCGCTGTTCCTAAATCAATTCCAATATCTCGACCAAACATGATTCGTTCCTCCCTGTTATTCGAACATTATGTCATCATTTACAATTCTCTAAAGGCTATCGTCTCTTAATTACCAGCATCTGACTGAGTCACCCTTACAAAGTTGCAATCATGCATAGTGCCGGGGCGGTCCTCAAAATGTGCTCGAGTCTAGATTGACAGGCCTATATACCTAATTGTAGATTTTATCATATAATGTCCTCTCAGGGATGATTTTAGGGAAATTTATTGACGAGATTTTACAATTAGATGATCCGAAACGTCTACAGTCTTCCGATATTTTACTTTTGTCGCCTCACCACCCCGTAAATGGCGAATGGACTTGTGATACTCCAGAATGTCTTTCACTTCGTTTGCCAGCTCCGCATTAATTTCGGGCAGACGCTCCGTGAGATCTTTGTGTACAGTACTTTTTGAGACTCCAAACTCTTTCGCTATCGTTCTCACCGTTTTTCGAGTCTCAACAATGTACCTGCCTATCTTGATGGTTCGCTCTTTGATGTAATCATGCACACGACTCGCCTCCCTAATTCTGTGTTGGTGATTGGTACAGTTTATTAGGGAGTGGATATAGATATACCACCTTATTATAAGGACGAGCGCGGTTTTCCGGTGCGCAAGCTTGTCTCGGCACATTCAACCTGTATCATTTATTAACTTACTGACTTAAGACCAATAACAGACACCAAAATTAATGTAATAAAAAATAACCTCTTCAAATCACGGGATTCCCCATAAAAAATCATCCCAACAATCGCACCACCAAAGGCACCAATCCCAGTCCACACAGCATATACAGTCCCCATCGGCAACGAATTCATTGCATAAGACAATAGTATAAAACTAGAAGCAAAACCCAAAATCAAACCAATAATCGGAGCCGGACCACGCTTCGTTTTTAACTGATTCATCATCGTCACACCAAACAATTCACAAAACCCTGCAAGAATCACACTAACCCAAACCATTTTCTCTCACATCCCCTGTATCGTCCTCTTTTGTTACCATCTTTAGCCCTATAACCCCAATCAACAAAGTTAAAATAAATAGGAACTTAGCAGGAGGTAAAGCCTGACCCAGGCACCAGCGTATCCACCGCAACAGACCCCACAGTCCCAAGCCCCACAAACACCGCATACGCCGTCGCAACCGGAAGCTCCTTAGTCGCTTGTAGCAAAAGAAGAAAACTCACCACAATGGCAACACCAGTTCCTCCCCACTCAAGCACAGACGAAGCCTGATTCAACCCAATCACCCAGCACACCTCAAACACCGCCGCAACAATCAGCAAAACCCAATTTCTCATTTCTTTCTCTCTCCTCTCTCTACACACAGAAAAGCCCGGAAGACTCCCGCACATTCCCATGTGCAAAATATCTCCCGGGCTTTTATCCCTCCGTGTCACAGCATAACGCTGTGCGCCCCCTCTCGGACCAGACCAACCATAATAGCGGCTGCGGAACCCTAGGAAGCTTTATATGAGCTTATTATAACGTATGTGGGTGTAGAGTTCAAATTGGGCGGATGTGGTGGGGAGCGGCTGTTAGTGAGCGTAGGGGGGGCGGGAGGGGTCTTGGTGTTTTGTGCGGCTCTCTTGGTGGGGAGTGGCGGCTCTTGGTGTTTTGGGCTTCTTTCTTGGTGGGGAGCGCCGGGGCTTGGGGTTATGTGCTTCTCTCTTGATGGGGAGTGGTGGCTCTTGGTTACTTGTGCTTCTTTGTTGATGGGGAGTGGTAGCTCTTGGTTATTTGTGCGG
The nucleotide sequence above comes from Alkalicoccobacillus plakortidis. Encoded proteins:
- a CDS encoding rod shape-determining protein, which translates into the protein MFGRDIGIDLGTANVLIFVKGSGIVLDEPSVVAMETSTKRVLAVGEEAYRMVGRTPGNIVALRPMQDGVIADFDLTESMLKHFLDKIKVRSMFSKPRILICCPTNITSVEQKAIRQAAERSGGKDVYLEEEPKVAAIGAGMDIFQPSGNMVIDIGGGTTDVAVLSMGDIVTASSIKVAWDRFDSEILTYIKKQYKLLIGVRTAENIKKTVATVFPGGRQEELEIRGRDLVSGLPRTITVKTEEIQGALTESAAYIVQAAKEVLEKTPPELSADIIDRGVILTGGGALLHGIDELLAEELKVPVLVAEDPMHCVAKGTGLILENLDKMSKKRARV
- the spoIIID gene encoding sporulation transcriptional regulator SpoIIID; translated protein: MHDYIKERTIKIGRYIVETRKTVRTIAKEFGVSKSTVHKDLTERLPEINAELANEVKDILEYHKSIRHLRGGEATKVKYRKTVDVSDHLIVKSRQ
- a CDS encoding DMT family transporter, which encodes MVWVSVILAGFCELFGVTMMNQLKTKRGPAPIIGLILGFASSFILLSYAMNSLPMGTVYAVWTGIGAFGGAIVGMIFYGESRDLKRLFFITLILVSVIGLKSVS
- a CDS encoding DMT family transporter, coding for MRNWVLLIVAAVFEVCWVIGLNQASSVLEWGGTGVAIVVSFLLLLQATKELPVATAYAVFVGLGTVGSVAVDTLVPGSGFTSC